The genomic stretch AGCAAATAGACTGCCTGACAAGGTTGAATCGGAGTTTTTGCTTTTGCAGGCCTAGCTGTGAGCATCTCAAGGCCATCAGGTAATTGCTCCGAAAGCATGGTTTTGACTAAAGTGCATAAATCACTTTCCTGTGCTTCTGTGCTCTCTATCCGAAGACACAACAAATCGTCATCTACCTCAATCCCAACGCTTCTTGGTAAGGGCAGGGACAGCTTCGGACGAGGATTGAATCCTTCACTATACAGCACTTTTATGTCCGCCCGGACGCACGCCCGCTGAAAGACTCTGAGCATTTCAGCGTGCGATAAAAATCTTAGATTGCCTCGAACCTTGAATTTAATCAGTATCAAGATAGTTTCGTTTGAAACAGTTATGCGTTTATCTCCCTAATCTCTAAAAAGCTTCGGGCAAAATCGTTCTGGTAACGTCTCGCAGATAATTTGAAATCTGCCTTTCTGAATTCATACCAAGCACTTCTCTGGCTACATTGTTGCAGTCTTCTATTGTAACCGAGCGAATAATTTGTTTTATTTCAGGTATCATCGGCGGGGTAAGTGAAATCGTCCGCACTCCCATCCCCAGCAACAGCATAATATACTCCGGCTCAGAAGCCATTTCTCCGCAGACGCTAATATCTATCTCCGCTTTGTGAGCATCTTGAATGACCGTCCTGACTAGCCGCAGCACCGCGGGGTCTACCGCTGAATACAGCGTGGAGACCAGCTCGTTGCCCCTGTCGACTGCCAGAGTATATTGAACAAGGTCATTCGTTCCTATACTGAAAAAATCGACATCTCTTGCGAGTGTAGAGGCCGTCAAAGCCGCAGACGGCGTCTCAATCATCACGCCTATCTTAATATCCTTATTGTATGTTATAGATTCCTCGTCGAGGTCTTCCATAACATCCCGCAAAATCATCTTCGTTTGCATCAATTCTTGAAGGTGCGTAATCAATGGAAACATTATCTTAACCTCCCCGAGAACAGAGGCCCGCAGGATTGCGCGCAACTGCGTTTTGAACAGCGTAAGGTTCTGCAGACAAAATCTAATGGACCTAAGCCCTAAAAATGGATTTGGCTCGCGTGCAAAACGTTTGCTTTGTGTATATTTATCTGCCCCGAGGTCTAAGGTTCTTATGGTCACCGGCCGATGCTTGAAAACCCGGACGGTTTCTGCATAGGCCTGGTAATGGTCTTCTTCTGTTGGTTCGGTTGGCCTGTTGAGAAATAAAAACTCCGTTCGGTATAACCCAATGCCTTCGCCGCCTTTTTGCAGAATAATTTCCGCTTCAGCGGGGAACTCGATATTACCCAATAATGTTATTCTCACACCATCCCGGGTTTCAGCCGGTTCTTCTTTTATCGCATCGAGTCTATGCTCAAGTTCTGTAAATTCGAGCGAATATTTTTCATATTGCCGCATTGTCTCGTCATCCGGGTTGACAATGACAATGCCTCGATTGCCGTCAATAATAACGGGATCCCCTCCACTGATGATCTCTGTAAGGTCTTCCAATGCCACCACCGCAGGTATCCCAAGCGACCTTGCGACAATGGCCGTATGGCTTGTTCGTCCGCCCGCATCAGTAGCAATGCCTTTTACAAACTTCTTATTAAACTCTGCTGTTTGGGTAGGACTTAAGTTTCGGGCGACAACCGCGACCTCTTCGGTCAAATGCTCGACGTCTTCGCGTCTGCCTCCGACAAGCTGTCTGAGTAAACGTCTTTCAATATCGTAAATGTCCGCTGCGCGTTCGCTGATGTAAGCGTCTTTTATTTTGGCGAAACTTGATGCAATGTCCCGCAGCGTTGCCGAAACTGCGTATTCGGCTGTCACCGATTCCGAATGGACCAAATCCGTTATTCTTTTCCGCAGATTCCTGTCGTGCAGAAAACTCAAATGAACAGCAAAGATGTCTTTTATTTTACGCTGTTCTATTGTTGTTTGCTCTTCTTTAAGCCGGGCCAATTCATCCGCCGCAGCCTTGAAGGCGTTTCTAACCCGCTGAATTTCTATTATTCGCTGTGTTGGATTTATGGAACGCCGCGGAATTCGATACTCTTCGGAATCGATAATCATCGATTTGGCAATGGCAACGCCCGGCGAAACAGCTATTCCTTTTTTTATTTCCATCGCAAACTTCTGCCAAATCTTAATTTTTTTTGCGTTCGTCCGGCGTCGGCTCGTCGAAATGCTTCTTTTCCACAAGTTCCTGCAGGGCATTGATGGCCTGCTGTGCATCTGCGCCTTCAGCTTTAATTTTCAGCTTGGTTCCGCAAGTTGCAGCAAGC from Phycisphaerae bacterium encodes the following:
- a CDS encoding TIGR03936 family radical SAM-associated protein yields the protein MILIKFKVRGNLRFLSHAEMLRVFQRACVRADIKVLYSEGFNPRPKLSLPLPRSVGIEVDDDLLCLRIESTEAQESDLCTLVKTMLSEQLPDGLEMLTARPAKAKTPIQPCQAVYLLAVRKEYLDEKLKNRIEYLLASENLNLRRQMGHENTKFKNMDVRPFLKSFELDDTGISVECKISSAGSIRLDEILKLLELDYGMLSAPIRRTRVQWQEG
- the ptsP gene encoding phosphoenolpyruvate--protein phosphotransferase; translated protein: MEIKKGIAVSPGVAIAKSMIIDSEEYRIPRRSINPTQRIIEIQRVRNAFKAAADELARLKEEQTTIEQRKIKDIFAVHLSFLHDRNLRKRITDLVHSESVTAEYAVSATLRDIASSFAKIKDAYISERAADIYDIERRLLRQLVGGRREDVEHLTEEVAVVARNLSPTQTAEFNKKFVKGIATDAGGRTSHTAIVARSLGIPAVVALEDLTEIISGGDPVIIDGNRGIVIVNPDDETMRQYEKYSLEFTELEHRLDAIKEEPAETRDGVRITLLGNIEFPAEAEIILQKGGEGIGLYRTEFLFLNRPTEPTEEDHYQAYAETVRVFKHRPVTIRTLDLGADKYTQSKRFAREPNPFLGLRSIRFCLQNLTLFKTQLRAILRASVLGEVKIMFPLITHLQELMQTKMILRDVMEDLDEESITYNKDIKIGVMIETPSAALTASTLARDVDFFSIGTNDLVQYTLAVDRGNELVSTLYSAVDPAVLRLVRTVIQDAHKAEIDISVCGEMASEPEYIMLLLGMGVRTISLTPPMIPEIKQIIRSVTIEDCNNVAREVLGMNSERQISNYLRDVTRTILPEAF